Proteins encoded together in one Candidatus Marinimicrobia bacterium CG08_land_8_20_14_0_20_45_22 window:
- a CDS encoding beta-glucosidase BglX — MQAVCLILLTVISVSAQRITLKPEVEEKIDKLLSQMTLEEKLGQMTQFSGANSMNETMIREGKVGSLLNIRDAKEANRLQRIAVNESRLGIPLIFGNDVIHGYRTIYPIPLACAASWDTALVRQAAKIAGEEARAEGTHWTFAPMVDIARDPRWGRIAEGAGEDPFLGSAMAKSFVTGFQGKTLTGQSSVLACAKHFVGYGAAEGGRDYNTTDMSERTLREIYLPPFKSAVYAGAGSLMSAFNDLSGIPASANRFTLTDVLKNEWQFNGFVVSDWNSIGELVAHGIASNATEAGVAALKAGVDMDMEGRAYSDGLATLIRQGKVPESLPKIRDAVRRILRMKYELGLFDQPFTDEILAKSVILSPENLNIARSLAAESFVLLKNDRDLLPLAKNIKTLAVIGALADNQDALLGTWECEGKAADVVTILQGIRSAVGKTTKVLYDPETSGLVVNENRSGFASAVAAAKNADAVVLVLGESRDMSGEAASRAVLNLPGVQEELAKEIIAVGKPVVVVLIAGRSLTIPWLVENAQAILMGWAPGIQGGNAIADVLFGDVNPGGKLPVTFPRSVGQIPIYYNHKNTGRPANAFYKFSSKYIDEKSTPLFSFGFGLSYTTFRYSGLKVIADRLTSNDTLKVRVNLMNSGKRKGAEVAQLYIRDLIASVTRPVKELKGFQRVVLQPGEEKMLEFSIPITEIGFYDSMMKYVIEPGKFEVMVGGNSDELVSTDFEVIQSEEK; from the coding sequence ATGCAGGCCGTTTGTTTAATTCTATTGACGGTCATTTCAGTGTCGGCTCAGCGAATCACTCTCAAGCCGGAAGTCGAAGAAAAGATCGATAAACTTCTTAGCCAGATGACGCTTGAAGAAAAACTCGGGCAGATGACCCAGTTCAGTGGCGCAAATTCGATGAATGAAACGATGATCCGTGAAGGCAAGGTCGGCTCGCTGTTGAACATCCGCGACGCCAAGGAAGCCAACCGGCTCCAACGAATTGCCGTCAATGAATCCCGCTTGGGTATTCCGCTGATTTTTGGAAATGACGTGATTCACGGTTATCGTACAATCTACCCGATTCCGCTCGCCTGCGCGGCAAGTTGGGACACAGCATTGGTGCGACAAGCGGCGAAAATCGCAGGCGAAGAAGCGCGGGCGGAAGGAACTCACTGGACGTTTGCGCCGATGGTTGACATCGCGCGCGACCCGCGGTGGGGACGAATCGCCGAAGGTGCCGGAGAAGACCCGTTTCTCGGATCGGCAATGGCGAAATCTTTTGTGACTGGATTTCAAGGTAAAACGCTTACCGGACAATCGTCTGTTCTTGCCTGCGCGAAACATTTTGTCGGATACGGCGCCGCCGAAGGTGGGCGCGATTACAACACGACCGATATGTCCGAGCGAACCTTGCGCGAGATCTATTTACCGCCGTTTAAATCAGCCGTTTATGCTGGGGCGGGTTCACTGATGAGCGCGTTCAATGACCTGAGCGGAATTCCCGCTTCCGCAAATCGTTTTACTCTGACAGACGTTCTGAAAAACGAGTGGCAGTTCAACGGATTTGTCGTCAGCGACTGGAATTCGATCGGCGAGTTGGTTGCTCATGGTATCGCGTCGAATGCTACCGAAGCAGGCGTCGCCGCATTGAAAGCGGGCGTCGATATGGACATGGAAGGACGCGCCTATTCAGACGGTTTGGCGACGCTCATCCGGCAGGGAAAGGTTCCGGAGTCCCTCCCGAAGATTCGGGACGCGGTTCGCCGGATTCTGCGAATGAAATACGAACTCGGATTATTTGACCAGCCTTTCACCGATGAAATCTTAGCAAAAAGTGTCATTCTCTCGCCTGAAAATTTAAACATCGCGCGAAGTCTTGCCGCAGAGTCGTTTGTGCTTTTGAAAAATGATCGCGACCTGTTGCCGCTGGCGAAAAATATCAAAACATTGGCAGTGATCGGCGCGTTGGCTGACAATCAGGATGCGCTTCTCGGCACATGGGAATGCGAAGGAAAAGCCGCTGACGTGGTTACCATTCTTCAGGGGATTCGCTCCGCTGTTGGAAAAACGACGAAGGTTCTTTATGATCCCGAAACTTCGGGACTGGTCGTCAATGAAAATCGTTCCGGTTTTGCTTCAGCCGTTGCCGCGGCTAAAAACGCGGATGCCGTAGTTCTCGTGCTTGGCGAAAGTCGTGACATGAGCGGCGAGGCGGCTTCGCGCGCCGTATTGAATTTGCCGGGCGTACAGGAAGAACTGGCGAAGGAAATTATTGCAGTCGGGAAACCGGTTGTCGTCGTCCTTATCGCCGGACGATCGCTGACGATTCCATGGTTGGTGGAAAATGCGCAGGCGATTTTGATGGGCTGGGCGCCGGGAATTCAGGGCGGAAACGCTATCGCTGATGTCCTTTTCGGCGATGTGAATCCCGGTGGAAAACTGCCGGTCACTTTCCCGCGTTCTGTCGGACAAATCCCAATTTACTACAACCATAAAAACACCGGCAGACCGGCGAATGCGTTTTATAAGTTCTCGTCAAAGTATATCGATGAGAAATCCACGCCGTTGTTTTCATTCGGATTTGGGCTCAGTTATACGACATTTAGGTACTCCGGTTTGAAGGTAATCGCCGATCGGCTTACATCGAATGATACACTGAAAGTTCGCGTGAATTTGATGAACTCGGGCAAACGAAAAGGCGCTGAAGTCGCACAACTTTACATTCGCGATCTCATCGCCAGTGTCACGCGTCCGGTCAAAGAACTCAAGGGATTCCAGCGCGTGGTGTTACAGCCGGGTGAAGAAAAAATGCTCGAATTCTCGATTCCCATCACAGAAATAGGGTTTTATGATTCTATGATGAAATATGTTATCGAGCCGGGAAAATTTGAAGTCATGGTCGGCGGAAATTCGGACGAGCTGGTCTCGACTGACTTTGAAGTGATACAGTCTGAGGAAAAATAG